The genome window tcaaagtcaaagtcaaaatttctttatttgtttagactaataaatagttcttacaaatcgtcataaaatatgctcttaagaagcctctacatgtctcataatctttttaccctaccagcgcttcgagaccaacatttggcaagtgctgagaagaagcgccgcaacaaactcagtcaccactgtctgccggttaatataaataaatagaaatagtagtagtaggtacattcgattcaggagcagttcactgaatttaccatgcattcttgtatggtgtttcataagaatgggtaggtatacaagattgcgtggtatattaaacaaggtagtgacgtgctaatatctagacttacatattaaggtactagtagaaatgactcgcatacataaatttgaataactttgattgaccagtccccgaaagcagcgcctgttcacagacatgacgagtgaaccagccatcgcttcactcgaccatattagagggaatgtaacgacccgcctcactacgccaccaccccagagacattttagtgagaatgacaatgccaagttatctctttaaaaaaaaaaatatcacccTAGCCGCTCCCAAACTTCAAGCACTGACTGACTTAAGCGCTAGATCGATAGTTTCTTACGCccgaattcacaaacgatgcttgcttaagtgaagcagcaaatcgaacgcacagcgttgaatagagctctgtgattggttcgtgtgtcaccctgtgcgttcacgcgcactgagacctcatggtaatgtttgtgaatacggacgttataTTCCATTAACCTTTTCAACGCCAATGACGGATACATGCGTACATCAGGTTGCCCGCCAACGATTGATTTATCCGCCTTAAAAATAATGTCAGTAGCCGGCTAATTGAGTATTATGTAAACTGAATAATAATGATTatattgatatcataatttattaagCGTGGCGTCATTTTGTATTTGCGTGGCGCTGAAAAGGTTAAAACAGCTGTAATATTACCTCCACCGCCAAAGGACGGACAAACAGAAACGCAAATAAAACTCAAATACTACACACCGATGCACAACTAAACCTTTAACAGTGCAGTCTTCCACGACTCCGCCCCTTTGCTGGTGCGACAGAGAAAACAGCGTGTGAGTGAGATACAACTACTGTACGTTAGTAGaaaaaatataggtactaaGGATGagtggcaccatcttactttaactttgacaaacgtcaaaaatctgtcaaattctatataaaaaaacatcggttatcgttatagttacggttaaagttaaatggtgcaactcagcctatgatTAAAGGCGGAATTCTACTTGTCTGACATATTGTGTCATAATGACGCATCAGAACAGAATGAAAGAATCATACATATAGGTGCATTTTATTATGTGGGTGGTTACAGTGTGGTGTTGTAAGTGTGGTGGATATAAtatactagcagccgcccgcgacttcgcacgcgtggatcccgttttacctctttcgtcttagtgagcacctacgctttaaaaggaacccccatgtaaAATTTGAGCACCTACGCgttaaaaggaacccccatgcaaaatttgagactcctagcacttgtagtttctgagatttcgtgatgagtgagtgagtcagtgtcCACCCACAatgtggaccgatgacatcataaaggtagcaaggaagcgctggacgcaggccgctaccaatcgatcaacatggaaagcattgagggaggcctatgttcagcagtggacgtcctatggctgaaaatgatgatgagtgagtcagtcagtgaccctATAGATATTATACTAACTTGGCAAGAGGCGAAGCTGCCCTGCCGGCTGGATCCAATCTATCATCTAACCCTCGGTGCACGGACACCGAGTCCAGGTCCTCCAGGTGGATTGATTGCAGGTATTCGGGGGTGGTCAGTTCCTCTGCTGTCGCTTTCTTGAAGCTGAAAATATCGGttggtaattaattaaaaaaaaaatagtatatGTTTTCGTTAATGTAAAATACACGTAAACATTCAAGTTTCATAAACAAGTTACTATTTGAGAACAGGGATCATAAATTTTCGGAACGGACAGGTTTTTTAAAACACTGTATACAGGTTGTCTCAGAATggttgaattaaataaaaaaaaaactcacatTTTACTTATGTTATTCTTTTATGGAATTTTAATTGtatggattttttttcttcccaGAGCATATGGTGAATtaatcacccattctgggataccctgtattgaagaaaatatattttgtcaCATATAGGCAAAAGTACATGTTACACTTACGTCTTGAGCAATAAACTTGAGCAGACGACGGACACCGAACTCATCGCCATAGCTGCTGAAGCCATCCACGGCTGTGGAGgttaataaatgtttgttaattcAGATCTCAATAACGTTATCCATATCAATTTAGTGTTTTAAACGTTAACCTGGCCCAGACTGACATTCCCTCTTGGGCCAAACAACGCCTTTAACCCCAGATTAGTGGGGAATACAACCCCTTTAACACCGAATTAGTGGGGAATACAACCCCTTTAACCCCAGATTAGTGGGGAATACAACCCCTTTAACTTCAGATTAGTGGGGAATACAACCCCTTTAACACCAGATTAGTGGGGAATACAACCCCTTTAACCCCAGATTAGTGGGGAATACAACCCTTTTAACCCCAGATTAGTGGGAATACAACCCCTTTAACCCCAGATTAGTGGGAAATTCAACCCCTTTAACCCCCGATTAGTGGGGAATACAACCCCTTTAACCCCCGATTAGTGGGGAATTCAACCCCTTTAACCCCAGATTAGTGGGGAATACAACCCCTTTAACACCGAATTAGTGGGGAATACAACCCCTTTAACCCCCGATTAGTGGGGAATACAACCCCTTTAACCCCAGATTAGTGGGGAATACAACCCCTCTTGAGCCCCCTTGGGTCAGTCTGCCTCCCGCCCCTTGCTCTAACAAGCCAAGCAAAAATGCTCCATTTGAGAATTGAACTCAAGCACCATTACAGCTTTCATTACCTATAGATGTATCCATACCCCTTCTAAGACAGGCTACCTCTTCCTAGCTTAGAATCTAGGATATTAACTCACTCAAAATAAAGGcctataccaggcctgttcatctccgcgagtttacatcgaaaacaaaacacgcacgatggcccacctacaggatactattcgacaaggcctcacatacgagcgaacattgactctcgcacgcgtattcttgtgtatgatggaagaaaataaagaaaatggtgtactaaatactgtgcagtatttaactgcctaaataataataaaaacacagaatgtacttttttaagttgcctcaagacactgagaggtaaataagtagttaatattattcatgatattcatgctaaatcatgaatttcctccgccattttccgcagtttggcacctcacgtcacatcattttaccgaagtcagccctatagcttcggcgcagtgccgatcactgacgtttgtcaacaaaatggtgcttgactcttgagacaggctaaattacaccatattgttaatgacattgagcatacatttttttaaataccttcgcgaagtaaaacttctgtacgtagtacttattattattctgtgcctataCTTCCTCCTATGCCCCTCTCCATTAGGGCCACACAGTCCCCTAGGCCTATACTCCCCCCTATGCTAGACGAGACTTGACTCCCAACTTCTACTAGACCAGGTTGCCCTCACCCTCTGTGGTGGACTGTCAGACTGTCTCCCTCTGTGTCAGATGACTCCCTCTGTGTCTAACTACCCCCTCTGTGTCAGATTACCCCTCTTTTGTGTTAAATTACCTCCCTATGTGTTAAGACTGCCTCCTCCCCACTGGGCCTCTGAGTCAGACTGCCCCGATCTAGCTCAGAAGCTCCTAATAAAATGCCGCCGCTGGGAATCGAATCAAGGACCTATCTAGCTCTTACCTGCAGCTGCAGCCCATAGGCGGCGAAGGCGCCGCTAGCCAGCGGGATTCCCAGCAGATTATATACTGAGGCGAAGATGAAATTGAGTCGGATGCGCCGCACCGTGGCTCGAGAGAGAGTGAGGCACGCCACTACGTCTAGTAAATCGTTCTGAAACAAAATAAACCTTTAAAAAATAACTGGACTACATTGATTActggaaaattttataaaaaaaaaaccgactccaaaatttgcttatagttaatgttgtgtgacttggccgttgttCTTCTTTATTAagtcaatctttattaagataaatcataattaagtattattgaaatacgcagctttatcaagcctacaattgactggttattgaatcaacgttttccaagtggcaattttccatcgtcaatgggtagcggttctggcgacagattagtgtaatggtgtcatggagcacctggttttgtaccctccAACGGCCAAGtaacacaacattaactataataataaagaaatcgcagtaaagaaccatagacttggcgcgactttgtctagatttcattactttttagagataaacaagcagctccatcgagacttggctagttttttacagaatgtttttggtgggatttaaATAACTAGATAATCTTATAAAAAACTGGCAGTGAGAGAAACTAATAACAAATACTTAGATAAGATGACGACCTGATAATCTCAGATAATTCATTTATAAGTGAACGTCCTTTGCGAGATAAAAGACCTGATGTTCGCTTAATATATTTATAAGGAACAAACATGcgagcatcaggcctccccaacccgtctggccagcgtggggagtgtaggtcaTCTTATTGCCTCTGGTCAATTAGCCCTCTCTAATTTgcgctcctgcagtggagacttaatacaatagaatagaaagtatctgggggcacggcagtgcccccaccaagtcgagcaaaaaagcggcacggccgtaccatccttttctcgaagcaattcaggccattttcgactgcctgtaacttcgttgtggataaaactagaaggctgaattttcattagctatgcaggcattgtaaagacacggtatatttaaaatttcattcaatttgaaccagtagtttaggaattataacgggtcaaagttacttaattttgtcactcactgactcactgactcactgactcaccgatcatcaaaactctaaggcacttctagcagacctagaagcttcaaatttggaatataagtagtgtttggtgtatgaatcaaggaaaaactaaaatatttgggggcacggtagtgcaaccaccaagtcgagtaaaatttttcaatttcggtccagttttctagatacataactgctgtctacaaaatacaaaaagaaatgagatttgggggcacggtagtgcaaccgccaagtcgagtaaaatttttcaatttcggtccagttttctagatacataactgctgtctacaaaatacaaaaagaaatgagatcccatcaaaaacaatacttgtcaaaaaaaccaagtctcgcaactcagttgttctacggtaaaaagttgtgagatccatgtaataccaagtccaggccaggaaatctttaacgttttacataaatattttgacttggccatcgcatgaaaacacgtgtaaattaaattatttagtgcgatggccaagtcaatatatttatgtaaaacgttaaagatttcctggcttggacttggtattacatggatctcacaactttttaccgtagaacaactgagttgcgagacttggtttttttgacaagtattgtttttgatgggatttatttgtctcaaaacaggtttcatttacagtttaataatgacctgatgatgacttACCCTCATGAGCACTAGGTCAGCGGCTTCTACGGCGACGTCGGTTCCACTGGCGATGGCGATTCCCACATCTGCCTGCGCGAGCGCTGGCGAATCGTTCACGCCGTCACCAACCTGTCAAACACAAATACATGgcggtatagatgacccacgctgaactgtcccaccaaactcaatgacaggggggcgctaccatcgttcaactatatggtttccaacatggcaaaaatcggaaccagcgatccggtattgacggtggcgccccactgtcaatgtcatgcataggacagttcagtattttggaactatatacagattcgttcgtttcagccaaatgacgtccactgctggacaaaggcctcccccaaggttttccacaattaacggtcctgcgctgcccgcgtccAGGCTCTTCTCAGGCTCTTCTTTATACAGGTAGCCAAATCAAATCAAGTAATTTACTCAATACTTAAGGGCAGGGCGCAGCTTGCATTGCCTTGTCAGCATCAAATAGATTGTAAAATCTAAaatagccaataagttcgcaacacgtctttgttacaattttattggaataaggctgtgttatcaacttttgcCCACTACCTCAATACCAAATACCATCAAAATGTGTCCAGCCGTTCTAGAGTAATACTAACTCagctttgttttatttctatttctaaaCGAAGTAGCTTACCATAGCAACTTTCTGTCCCTGTTCTTGCAGTTTCTGTATTTTCGCCACTTTATGTGAGGGCAGCACCTCTGCGTATACCTTGTTAATGCCGACctgagaaaaaataaatagtGTTATACAGGACTACATAGTATTATACAGGGCTGCGtagtatttaataataatattaatttttttttttgataatttacattgtaaaaaaatatttaaaattaagaaccaaagttaataaagagaataataataataaatctttagacaatttcacacatcgccagctagccccaaagtaagcaacttaatgcttgtgttatgtatgggtgctagcttaacggatatactacttatataaattttttttatttaagtattacaCAGTCTCGTATGTCTCCGATCATCAGGAAATATGATACAGGGTGTAGGTTCTACACAGGGCTACATACAAAACAGGGTTATGTGATATACAAAGCTGCTATACATGACTACGCACAGTACTAAATACAGATAAAAAGCTACGTACTATACAGGGCTATGATACAGGTCTGCGTTTTATACAGGACTGTGCAGTATTACACAGGGCTATGACATATAGGGTGTAAGGACTACACAGGGCCATCATATAGGGTTAAGTATTTActagatgggttatactaggtaaatttgataccgggtgcacctattcctagtatttattaatactcgatccaaatacctattccacctagtacgtagtaatttagcatacttgacgcgactagtgcggactaatccacgtaatatgactttaaaatacaattttctttgaaaagatacaaccgtagtatgaataatgcaatttgaaattgaataataattcctcccttcatacttcaacaggcttaggactgtcaacttgttggcgtatttaaaagatatcaatttcataaaaatatttacatattttttcttttttacatgaatttacatgaatatggtttgactacgtttgtgtgcgtttgcttcgtcgcgctcaaatttgtttggtcagacagagacggagtgaatctctacgttcgcacataagcttagcgagaaatactaggtgcgcgtaatacacgactacggattacgcaataataacctctattactttgacggtagggtcggaaatcgtgtataaaatactaggtggatcaagtatttaaataattggaataggtgccgcctagtactgtaaaatacctagtgtgtggatctgttctagtaaatacgtctcatatCAAGTATTTACACAGGGTCATGACACAGGGTGTAATAagtactatacagtgtgagtcacgttaaagtgtacatatgaaaatagatgaaactagacctatttttatcgacaaaaaagaggtcaaaaattttttgagatttttttaaaattttttatcgaattttttttcttccaattacctATTGTaatgaaaacgtaataacttttaaactaagcggtatatcctgataaaataaaaacagtaataatgctaaataacaggcgatactaaaaaaatacacaaaaaaggccatgaaataataaaaaatgatactttttgaaaaaaatctgcttaaaaattcgtgtttttttggttatttgataaatttctccaaaaaatgcccctataaccgatggtttttattactttgtattattctccatcgtattaccttcgtaaaaccaaaaatcgcatgtccctatccctatcacaacgtttgcaatgattgtttgaactaagcctctccgggcgcgccattcaacgcttcgttaacaacgaaaatgaaaatggc of Ostrinia nubilalis chromosome 29, ilOstNubi1.1, whole genome shotgun sequence contains these proteins:
- the LOC135085697 gene encoding uncharacterized protein LOC135085697 isoform X1, translating into MASAAMAMSSVSVVCSSLLLKTFKKATAEELTTPEYLQSIHLEDLDSVSVHRGLDDRLDPAGRAASPLAKLFHRSKSNEGCLLQEDDDLMTVSFIPKRPTREQPSLNG
- the LOC135085697 gene encoding uncharacterized protein LOC135085697 isoform X3, coding for MASAAMAMSSVSVVCSSLLLKTFKKATAEELTTPEYLQSIHLEDLDSVSVHRGLDDRLDPAGRAASPLANKGAESWKTALLKV
- the LOC135085697 gene encoding uncharacterized protein LOC135085697 isoform X2 translates to MASAAMAMSSVSVVCSSLLLKTFKKATAEELTTPEYLQSIHLEDLDSVSVHRGLDDRLDPAGRAASPLANKGAESWKTALLKIIPSKQIE